A window of the Polaribacter sp. HaHaR_3_91 genome harbors these coding sequences:
- a CDS encoding PKD domain protein gives MKKLKIIYKALVILLIISACTEEDRSLDFLDNVVPPSNVAASYNLSQDNSGLVTILPTAVGATSFDVYFGDASAEEKGVEAGKMAQHTYAEGTYTVKVVAYNTKGDTTEATQELVVSFKAPENLEVTLENDIAISKQVNITAKADYAATYDFYSGEADVPQPAASANIGDAINYQYSTAGTYTVKVIAKGGAIETTEYTSEFEVTAILAPLKSASTQPARDAVDVISIFSDKYTDVAGTDFNPNWSQSTIYTPFELNGDAMIQYSNLNYQGIQIGSMQDVSTMEFLHLDVWTADATELDTYLISVGSGEKMVKTALTKDAWTTINIPISAFTDQGLTLNDIHQFKLEGSGTVFIDNLYFYKVSSTPVSGVTPLTFEVDYELSSFDGGAAAVVANPDTNGNSSSSVLELVKNAGQPWAGSKVTISSTFDVSNAVITAKVWSPRAGLNLLLKFEDATPWPNTVASEEITATTTTANAWEELTFDFSGISTTVDFSNLVLIMDNGTEGDGSANYTIYLDDISTSPVLDFEPEFILSSFDGGAISVIANPDTNGNASAMVAQVVKNAGQPWAGSKITVPTPFSFTAGTSVKVKVWSPRAGLNLLLKFEDATAWPNTVASEEITATTTTANAWEELTFDFSGISTSVDFTNLVLIMDNGTEGDGSANYTIYLDDISQF, from the coding sequence ATGAAGAAATTAAAAATAATATACAAAGCATTAGTAATACTTTTGATCATTAGTGCTTGTACAGAAGAAGATAGATCTTTAGACTTCTTAGATAATGTAGTACCTCCATCAAATGTTGCAGCTAGTTATAACTTATCTCAAGATAATTCAGGTTTGGTTACTATTTTACCAACAGCAGTTGGGGCTACCTCATTTGATGTGTATTTTGGAGATGCATCGGCAGAAGAAAAGGGTGTTGAAGCTGGTAAAATGGCACAACATACCTATGCGGAAGGTACCTATACAGTAAAAGTGGTAGCTTATAATACTAAAGGAGATACAACAGAAGCAACACAAGAATTAGTAGTTTCTTTTAAAGCTCCAGAAAATTTAGAAGTTACTTTAGAAAATGATATTGCTATTTCTAAACAAGTAAATATTACAGCGAAAGCAGATTATGCTGCCACTTATGATTTTTATTCAGGAGAAGCAGATGTACCACAACCAGCAGCATCAGCTAACATTGGTGATGCTATAAATTATCAATACTCTACAGCAGGTACGTATACTGTAAAAGTGATTGCAAAAGGTGGTGCCATCGAAACAACAGAATACACGAGTGAGTTTGAAGTTACTGCTATTTTAGCACCTTTAAAATCTGCAAGTACACAACCGGCAAGAGATGCTGTAGATGTTATTTCTATTTTTAGTGATAAATATACAGATGTTGCGGGTACAGATTTTAATCCAAACTGGAGCCAATCAACTATTTATACTCCTTTTGAATTAAATGGAGATGCAATGATTCAGTATAGTAATTTAAACTATCAAGGAATTCAAATAGGTTCAATGCAAGATGTTTCTACTATGGAGTTTCTTCATTTAGATGTTTGGACAGCAGATGCTACGGAATTAGATACCTATTTAATTAGTGTTGGCAGTGGAGAGAAAATGGTAAAAACTGCATTAACAAAAGATGCTTGGACTACGATTAACATTCCTATTTCAGCATTTACAGATCAGGGATTAACCTTAAATGATATTCACCAATTCAAGTTAGAAGGTTCTGGTACTGTTTTTATAGACAATCTTTATTTTTACAAAGTGAGTTCAACTCCTGTTTCTGGTGTAACACCATTAACTTTTGAAGTGGATTACGAATTAAGTTCTTTTGATGGTGGTGCAGCTGCTGTAGTAGCAAATCCAGATACAAATGGTAATAGTTCTTCTTCAGTTTTAGAACTTGTAAAAAATGCAGGTCAACCTTGGGCTGGTTCTAAAGTTACAATTTCATCAACATTTGATGTTTCTAATGCAGTAATAACCGCAAAAGTTTGGTCTCCAAGAGCAGGTTTAAATTTATTATTAAAGTTTGAAGACGCTACACCATGGCCAAATACGGTAGCTTCAGAAGAAATTACAGCTACAACAACTACAGCGAATGCTTGGGAAGAATTAACGTTTGATTTTTCAGGAATAAGCACAACTGTAGATTTTAGTAATCTAGTTTTAATAATGGATAATGGTACAGAAGGAGATGGATCTGCTAATTATACTATTTATTTAGATGATATTTCTACAAGTCCTGTTTTAGATTTTGAACCAGAATTTATATTAAGTTCTTTTGATGGTGGAGCAATTTCTGTAATTGCAAATCCAGACACAAACGGAAATGCATCTGCAATGGTTGCACAAGTTGTTAAAAATGCGGGGCAGCCTTGGGCAGGATCTAAAATTACAGTTCCTACACCATTTAGCTTTACAGCTGGAACAAGTGTAAAAGTTAAAGTTTGGTCTCCGAGAGCAGGTTTAAATTTATTATTAAAGTTTGAAGATGCTACCGCATGGCCAAATACAGTTGCTTCCGAAGAAATTACAGCAACTACAACAACAGCTAATGCTTGGGAGGAATTAACATTCGATTTTTCTGGAATTAGTACTTCTGTAGATTTTACAAACTTAGTTTTAATAATGGATAATGGTACAGAAGGAGATGGTTCTGCTAATTATACTATTTATCTAGATGATATATCACAATTTTAA
- a CDS encoding glycoside hydrolase family 2 TIM barrel-domain containing protein: protein MKYIFLPIILLVFILNSCDTKTDKVSILKNKQGMKLVVNGEDFIINGMNWDYFPIGTNFSYSLWEQSDAFIKTALDAEMNLLKEMGVNTIRVYEGIQPKWITYIYKEYGIYTMLNHSFGRYGVAINGNWKQETDYSNAKAQQSLLTEVSEMAETYKNTPGLLLFLLGNENNFGLFWAGSETEDFPEGESEKNEIGELRGRAMYKLMNEAAIKMKEIDKNHPVAICNGDDLYIDIIAEECTDVDIYGTNMYRGKSFGDAFERAKKTLDMPILFTEFGADAFNSITLKEDQKMQAYYMLENWKEIYENVSGLEKAGNAIGGFTFQFSDGWWKLGQTTNLHIHDNQASWANGGYALDYIKGANNMSEEWFGICAKGPTDTKGFYTLTPRAAYFALQKAHQLNPYAKGITTDLISKHFRKIKI from the coding sequence ATGAAATATATTTTCTTACCAATTATACTATTAGTTTTTATTTTAAATTCTTGTGATACAAAAACAGATAAAGTATCTATCTTAAAGAATAAGCAAGGAATGAAATTAGTTGTAAATGGAGAAGATTTTATAATTAATGGTATGAATTGGGATTATTTTCCGATTGGTACAAATTTTTCTTACAGTTTATGGGAGCAATCAGATGCGTTTATAAAAACGGCATTAGATGCAGAAATGAATTTATTGAAAGAAATGGGCGTTAATACAATTCGTGTTTATGAAGGTATTCAACCCAAATGGATTACTTATATCTATAAAGAGTATGGTATTTACACTATGTTAAATCATTCTTTTGGTAGATATGGTGTTGCTATAAATGGAAATTGGAAACAAGAAACAGACTACAGTAATGCTAAGGCACAACAAAGCTTGCTAACAGAGGTTAGTGAAATGGCAGAAACATATAAAAATACTCCTGGATTATTATTATTCCTTTTAGGTAATGAAAATAACTTCGGACTTTTTTGGGCAGGATCAGAAACAGAAGATTTTCCTGAAGGAGAGTCTGAAAAAAATGAGATAGGAGAGTTAAGAGGTAGAGCAATGTATAAGTTAATGAATGAAGCTGCCATTAAAATGAAGGAGATAGATAAAAATCACCCGGTTGCTATTTGTAATGGAGATGATTTGTATATAGATATCATTGCAGAAGAATGTACAGACGTAGATATTTATGGAACAAACATGTATCGAGGTAAATCTTTTGGAGATGCTTTTGAAAGAGCTAAAAAAACATTGGATATGCCCATATTATTTACAGAATTTGGAGCTGATGCTTTTAACTCAATAACGCTAAAGGAAGATCAAAAAATGCAAGCCTATTACATGTTAGAAAATTGGAAAGAGATTTATGAAAATGTTTCGGGTTTAGAAAAGGCAGGAAATGCTATTGGGGGGTTTACGTTTCAATTTAGTGATGGCTGGTGGAAACTTGGACAAACAACAAACTTACATATTCATGATAACCAAGCTTCTTGGGCAAATGGAGGATACGCTTTAGATTATATAAAAGGAGCCAATAATATGAGTGAGGAGTGGTTTGGTATTTGTGCAAAAGGACCAACTGATACAAAAGGTTTTTATACGTTAACACCAAGAGCTGCTTATTTTGCTTTACAAAAAGCACACCAATTAAATCCCTATGCAAAAGGGATTACAACAGATTTAATTTCTAAACATTTTAGAAAAATTAAAATTTAA
- a CDS encoding RagB/SusD family nutrient uptake outer membrane protein, with amino-acid sequence MASLFILSACSDDYLNNSKIYAEDSESFFNSETDYYNALVAAYDPLQSTFRNVLMGEIASNNTLCGGETATDVPGYQQIDDMTHTPVNDQLQDLWSLMYGGVNRAAYIIEFKDKTDFTGKNVILGEAYFLRAYYNFELVKWFGDIPIKADGRFVLGDEKTIPRSPKADVYALIEADLEYAIANMTYTAPQVGRATKGSAQALLGKVYLYQDKFDEAASILENVINNGGYVLESDYNKIFEFDGENGTGAVFEVQYTDTQGASFDCLQCSEGNVAVGYQGVRGYEGSLFTSGFSFNVPTQEVVDEFEDGDNRKEVAILDIDAWAASTGAKFTTGYEHTGYFNRKYLPRKRNEEAAGDLNLTNPNNYRAIRFADVLLMAAEAFNRKPSPDDAKAKTYLNRVRERAFGDADHNIVTTGSNLTAAIYKERRVELVGEGHQFFDLVRTGRGSQISGFTTGKNEVFPIPIEEIQFAQGNWEQNDKY; translated from the coding sequence ATGGCAAGCTTATTTATTTTAAGCGCTTGTTCTGATGACTATTTAAATAATTCTAAAATTTACGCGGAAGATTCTGAATCTTTTTTCAATTCAGAAACAGATTATTACAATGCTTTGGTAGCAGCTTATGATCCTTTACAATCTACATTTAGAAATGTATTAATGGGAGAAATAGCTTCTAACAATACTTTGTGTGGTGGAGAAACAGCTACAGATGTTCCTGGATATCAACAAATAGATGATATGACTCATACTCCTGTTAACGATCAACTTCAAGACCTTTGGAGCCTAATGTATGGTGGTGTTAATAGAGCCGCTTATATAATAGAATTTAAAGATAAAACAGACTTTACAGGTAAAAATGTAATTCTTGGGGAAGCTTATTTCTTAAGAGCGTATTATAATTTTGAATTGGTAAAATGGTTTGGAGATATTCCTATTAAAGCAGACGGTCGTTTTGTTTTGGGTGATGAAAAAACAATACCAAGATCGCCAAAAGCAGATGTATATGCTTTAATTGAAGCAGACTTAGAATATGCAATTGCAAACATGACGTATACAGCGCCTCAAGTTGGTAGAGCAACAAAAGGTTCTGCACAAGCATTATTAGGAAAAGTTTATTTATATCAAGATAAATTTGATGAAGCTGCAAGCATTTTAGAAAATGTAATTAATAACGGAGGATACGTATTAGAGTCTGACTACAACAAAATTTTTGAATTTGACGGAGAAAATGGTACAGGTGCTGTTTTTGAAGTGCAATATACAGATACACAAGGTGCAAGTTTCGATTGTTTACAGTGTAGTGAAGGAAATGTTGCCGTTGGGTATCAGGGGGTAAGAGGTTATGAAGGTAGTTTGTTTACTTCTGGATTTAGTTTTAATGTACCAACACAAGAAGTGGTAGATGAATTTGAAGATGGAGATAACAGAAAAGAGGTTGCTATTTTAGATATTGATGCATGGGCAGCTTCTACAGGTGCAAAATTTACTACAGGTTATGAGCATACAGGTTATTTTAATAGAAAATATCTTCCTAGAAAAAGAAATGAAGAGGCAGCAGGAGATTTAAACTTAACAAACCCTAATAATTATAGAGCTATTCGTTTTGCAGATGTTTTATTAATGGCAGCAGAAGCTTTTAATAGAAAACCGAGTCCAGATGATGCTAAAGCAAAAACATACTTAAATAGGGTTAGAGAAAGAGCTTTTGGTGATGCAGATCATAATATTGTTACAACAGGTTCTAATTTAACAGCTGCAATTTATAAAGAGCGTAGAGTGGAATTAGTAGGAGAAGGTCATCAATTTTTCGACTTGGTAAGAACAGGTAGAGGATCTCAGATATCAGGTTTTACAACGGGTAAAAATGAGGTTTTTCCAATTCCGATTGAAGAAATACAATTTGCACAAGGAAATTGGGAACAAAACGATAAATACTAA
- a CDS encoding family 16 glycosylhydrolase — MKKLKNIYIILFSLMTVLYGCQENEHEFGEIVSPTDIVITAEIVGADVDNPYGDGSGSVNFTATAANASSYVYYFDGVAEAAPSGIFTNRFSKVGVNLYTVVVKANGTGGISSTKTIDVEVYSSFSDVDAENFLSGANVGDSKKWYWQADVAVHVGMGPATDDYGNGEFAYEAWWNGIKAWDDEKSCMYDNEFVFTRTATGLTFEQTVGPAFVPGTYAGVLGVNGDQCHDETVVTTMFGTKNVSFGPSTSKAGTEGSYNNVEYRGTEFEISDGGFMGWYVGASTYDIISISNDEMIVRIIENSNSGSGAAWYHKFTSTKPVEGASTPDYTYNNLVWEDDFNTDGAPDAANWTYDLGAGGWGNGELQTYTNTTENAKVEGGSLIITAKADGSGGYTSARLKSQGLYKFKYGRVEVKAKLPAAAGTWPAIWMLGSNFPTVGWPLCGEMDIMEQTGADKNTSLGTLHWLDSASSTNASYGETTSVSNASSEFHLYTLEWSEEKVKIYVDDVPFYELTNNADLPFNADFFLILNVAMGGSLGGSVDDGFTEDTMEIDYVKVFQ, encoded by the coding sequence ATGAAAAAACTTAAAAATATTTATATAATCTTATTTTCTTTAATGACAGTACTTTATGGCTGTCAAGAGAATGAGCACGAATTTGGAGAAATTGTTTCACCAACAGACATCGTCATTACTGCAGAAATTGTAGGTGCAGATGTAGACAACCCTTATGGAGACGGAAGCGGTTCTGTAAATTTTACAGCTACTGCTGCCAATGCTTCTTCTTATGTATATTATTTTGACGGAGTTGCAGAAGCAGCACCTTCAGGAATCTTCACAAATAGATTTTCTAAAGTAGGTGTAAACTTGTATACAGTTGTTGTAAAAGCAAATGGTACAGGTGGGATTTCATCAACAAAAACAATAGATGTAGAAGTTTATAGTTCTTTTTCTGATGTTGATGCAGAAAACTTTTTAAGTGGTGCCAATGTTGGTGACAGTAAAAAATGGTATTGGCAAGCAGATGTGGCTGTTCATGTAGGTATGGGACCAGCTACAGATGATTATGGAAATGGAGAGTTTGCTTACGAAGCTTGGTGGAATGGAATTAAAGCATGGGATGATGAAAAATCTTGTATGTATGATAATGAGTTTGTATTTACAAGAACAGCAACCGGACTTACTTTTGAACAAACTGTTGGACCTGCTTTTGTGCCAGGAACGTATGCAGGTGTATTAGGTGTAAATGGAGATCAATGTCATGATGAAACTGTAGTAACAACAATGTTTGGAACTAAAAATGTTTCTTTTGGACCTTCAACATCTAAAGCAGGTACAGAAGGTTCTTATAACAATGTGGAATACAGAGGTACTGAATTTGAAATTTCTGATGGTGGATTTATGGGATGGTATGTAGGTGCTAGTACGTATGATATTATTTCGATTTCTAATGATGAAATGATTGTTAGAATTATAGAAAATTCAAATTCTGGTAGTGGTGCAGCTTGGTATCATAAATTTACATCAACTAAACCTGTAGAAGGAGCAAGTACTCCAGATTATACCTACAATAATTTAGTATGGGAAGATGATTTTAATACAGATGGAGCACCAGATGCAGCAAACTGGACTTACGACCTCGGTGCAGGTGGTTGGGGTAATGGAGAATTACAAACTTATACCAATACAACAGAAAATGCCAAGGTAGAAGGTGGTTCTTTAATTATTACAGCAAAAGCTGATGGTAGTGGAGGTTATACTTCTGCTAGGTTAAAATCTCAAGGATTGTATAAATTTAAATACGGTAGAGTTGAGGTAAAAGCAAAGTTACCAGCTGCGGCAGGTACTTGGCCAGCAATTTGGATGTTGGGTTCTAACTTTCCAACTGTAGGGTGGCCTCTATGTGGTGAAATGGATATTATGGAACAGACAGGTGCAGATAAAAATACGTCTTTAGGTACTTTACATTGGTTAGATAGTGCTAGTTCTACCAACGCAAGTTATGGTGAAACAACTTCTGTTTCTAACGCATCTTCAGAATTCCATTTATATACTTTAGAATGGTCGGAAGAAAAAGTAAAAATATATGTAGATGATGTTCCTTTTTATGAGTTAACAAACAATGCAGATTTACCATTTAATGCAGATTTCTTCTTAATTCTTAATGTAGCAATGGGAGGTTCACTTGGAGGAAGTGTAGACGATGGATTTACAGAAGATACTATGGAAATAGATTATGTAAAAGTATTTCAATAA